The proteins below are encoded in one region of Desulfobaccales bacterium:
- a CDS encoding bifunctional (p)ppGpp synthetase/guanosine-3',5'-bis(diphosphate) 3'-pyrophosphohydrolase, whose amino-acid sequence MGRIIRLQDIEEEVLKHHPGADTSLIQKAYIFSAKAHEGQTRLSGEPYLSHPLEVAYILAQMGLGPITVSCGLLHDTVEDTAATLDELDEYFGEEVTDIVNGVTKIGQLTFGDKLTQQAEYLRKMVLSMSKDIRVLLVKLADRVHNMRTLGHMEPHKQKRIAQETLDIYAPLAGRLGMFRLKAELEDLSFFYLEPEAYQQIQEGLMRKKGEREKYIEEVCELLRAKLKEHGLDGEVSGRLKNFYSIYRKIQAQQIALDELHDILAFRIILNTVGECYEALGIIHHYFRPVPGRLKDYIGMPKANLYQSIHTTVIGPYGERMEVQIRTHEMHRVAEEGIAAHWGYKEKRALVEKDAQRFAWLRQMVDLQRDLTSPEELIEGVRLELYPDEVYVFTPRGEVKELPRGSTPVDFAYAIHTEVGNTCVGAKVNGRMVPLRYELQNGDTVEILTSPNQRPNRDWLQFVKTSRARTKIRQWLKAAERDQSIALGKELLERELRKHGLIKLLKEGEELRKVAQELSLVRLDDLFEAIGHGKYSAGQVVGRLLKTQAPEPEPVTELEVKPPKDLGPIRIKDLQDLLIRLASCCQPIPGDAIIGYITRGKGVTIHRADCPYLARTESFRQIPAEWDGHQQKLYPARIQVITVDKPGVLADITGALKAADVNVTKASVETTADHRGIANFTVQVSDQQHLERVLAAIKRLKEVISVRRVTG is encoded by the coding sequence ATGGGTAGGATCATCCGCCTCCAGGACATTGAAGAGGAAGTCCTCAAACACCACCCGGGGGCGGATACCTCCCTCATCCAGAAGGCCTACATTTTCTCCGCCAAGGCCCATGAGGGCCAGACCCGCTTAAGCGGCGAACCCTACCTCTCCCACCCCCTGGAAGTGGCCTACATCCTGGCCCAGATGGGTTTGGGCCCCATCACCGTCTCCTGCGGCCTCCTGCACGACACGGTGGAGGATACCGCCGCCACCCTGGACGAACTGGACGAATACTTCGGGGAGGAAGTCACCGACATCGTCAACGGGGTGACCAAGATCGGCCAGCTCACCTTTGGGGACAAGCTCACCCAGCAGGCGGAGTACCTCCGGAAGATGGTCCTGTCCATGTCCAAGGACATCCGGGTGCTCCTGGTGAAGCTGGCCGACCGGGTGCACAACATGCGCACCCTGGGGCACATGGAACCCCACAAGCAGAAGCGCATCGCCCAGGAGACCCTGGACATCTATGCGCCTTTGGCCGGCCGCCTGGGGATGTTCCGCCTCAAGGCCGAACTGGAGGATCTGTCCTTCTTTTATCTGGAACCCGAGGCCTACCAGCAGATCCAGGAAGGCCTGATGCGCAAAAAGGGGGAGCGGGAGAAATATATCGAGGAGGTCTGCGAGCTCCTGCGGGCCAAGCTCAAGGAGCACGGCCTGGACGGGGAAGTGAGCGGCCGCCTGAAGAATTTTTACAGCATTTACCGCAAGATTCAGGCGCAGCAGATCGCCCTGGACGAGCTGCACGATATTTTGGCTTTCCGCATCATTCTCAATACCGTGGGGGAATGCTACGAGGCCTTAGGCATCATCCACCACTATTTCCGGCCGGTGCCGGGCAGGCTCAAGGACTACATCGGCATGCCCAAGGCCAACCTCTACCAGTCCATCCACACCACGGTCATCGGCCCGTACGGGGAGCGCATGGAAGTGCAGATCCGCACCCATGAGATGCACCGGGTGGCGGAGGAGGGCATCGCCGCCCACTGGGGCTACAAAGAGAAGCGGGCCCTGGTGGAAAAGGACGCCCAACGCTTTGCCTGGCTGAGGCAGATGGTGGACCTGCAGCGGGACCTCACCAGCCCGGAGGAGCTCATCGAGGGGGTGCGCCTGGAGCTCTACCCCGATGAGGTTTACGTCTTCACTCCCCGGGGGGAGGTAAAAGAGCTGCCCCGGGGCTCCACCCCGGTGGATTTCGCCTACGCCATCCACACCGAAGTGGGGAACACCTGCGTGGGGGCCAAGGTCAACGGCCGCATGGTGCCCCTGCGCTACGAGCTGCAAAACGGCGACACGGTGGAGATCCTCACCTCCCCCAACCAGCGCCCCAACCGGGACTGGCTCCAGTTTGTCAAGACCTCTCGGGCCCGCACCAAGATCCGCCAGTGGCTCAAGGCGGCGGAGCGGGATCAGAGCATCGCCCTCGGCAAGGAGCTTTTGGAGCGGGAACTGCGCAAGCACGGGCTCATCAAGCTCCTCAAGGAGGGGGAGGAGCTCCGCAAGGTGGCCCAGGAGCTCTCCTTGGTGCGCCTGGATGACCTGTTTGAAGCCATCGGCCACGGCAAGTATTCCGCCGGCCAGGTGGTGGGGCGACTCCTCAAGACCCAGGCCCCCGAACCCGAGCCCGTCACCGAGCTGGAGGTCAAGCCCCCCAAGGACCTGGGCCCCATCCGCATCAAGGACCTCCAGGACCTCCTCATCCGCCTGGCCAGCTGCTGCCAGCCCATTCCCGGCGATGCCATCATCGGCTACATCACCCGGGGCAAAGGGGTCACCATCCATCGGGCCGACTGCCCCTATCTGGCCCGCACCGAATCCTTCCGCCAGATCCCGGCGGAATGGGACGGCCACCAGCAGAAACTCTATCCGGCCCGCATCCAGGTGATCACGGTGGACAAGCCCGGGGTGCTGGCGGACATCACCGGGGCCCTGAAGGCGGCGGATGTCAACGTCACCAAGGCCTCGGTGGAGACCACTGCCGACCACCGGGGGATCGCCAACTTCACCGTGCAGGTGTCGGATCAGCAGCACTTGGAGCGGGTGCTGGCGGCCATTAAGCGCCTCAAGGAAGTGATCTCGGTCAGGCGGGTGACGGGGTAA
- the rpmB gene encoding 50S ribosomal protein L28, whose protein sequence is MAYTCEICGKRPQVGNNVSHANNRTKRRWKPNLRRVRALTSGTVRYIRVCTRCLRSGAVVKPA, encoded by the coding sequence ATGGCATATACCTGTGAGATCTGCGGCAAACGCCCCCAGGTGGGCAACAACGTCAGCCACGCCAACAACCGCACCAAACGGCGCTGGAAGCCGAACCTCCGGCGGGTGCGGGCGCTTACGTCCGGGACGGTGCGCTATATCCGGGTGTGCACCCGCTGCCTGCGCTCCGGCGCGGTGGTCAAGCCGGCCTGA
- a CDS encoding radical SAM protein has translation MRYEGPIYRPPSEADSLLIQATVGCPHNRCTFCMVYKQTRFKIRPLPEIIEDLAEARTEFGDRVRTLFFPAGNTIAMPTRDLAALCAHARRLFPRLQRITVYGSSQFILRHGREGLKALAEAGLSRIHAGFESGEDELLAKVKKGATAAQHVQAGQWLREAGIELSAYIILGLAGPEGSRRHALASAQVINAAQPAFVRLRTLVPKINTPLLKDVLSGRFRLCSPHEVLKEARTLISAIEVPTQVVSDHYTNYLDLSGPLPEARERLLALIEAALSRPEDTFRPFFIGTQ, from the coding sequence ATGCGCTATGAAGGCCCCATCTACCGGCCGCCCAGCGAAGCGGACAGCCTCCTCATCCAGGCCACGGTGGGCTGCCCCCATAACCGCTGCACCTTCTGCATGGTCTACAAACAGACCCGCTTCAAGATCCGGCCGCTGCCGGAGATTATCGAGGACCTGGCGGAGGCCCGGACCGAGTTCGGCGACCGGGTCCGGACCCTCTTTTTCCCCGCCGGGAACACCATCGCCATGCCCACCCGGGACCTGGCGGCCCTCTGCGCCCACGCCCGCCGCCTCTTTCCCCGGCTTCAGCGGATTACTGTGTATGGCTCCTCCCAATTCATCCTGCGCCATGGCCGGGAGGGGCTCAAGGCGCTGGCCGAGGCGGGCCTAAGCCGCATCCACGCCGGTTTTGAAAGCGGCGAGGATGAACTCCTGGCAAAGGTAAAAAAAGGAGCTACTGCGGCCCAGCACGTTCAGGCGGGACAGTGGCTTAGGGAGGCAGGAATTGAGCTCTCCGCCTATATTATCCTGGGGCTGGCCGGCCCGGAAGGGAGCCGCCGCCATGCCCTGGCCTCCGCCCAGGTCATCAATGCCGCCCAGCCTGCTTTTGTGCGCCTGCGCACCCTGGTGCCCAAGATCAACACGCCCCTCCTTAAGGACGTGCTCTCCGGCCGCTTCCGGCTGTGCAGCCCCCACGAGGTCCTGAAGGAAGCCCGCACCCTGATCAGCGCCATTGAGGTGCCCACTCAGGTGGTGAGCGATCACTACACCAACTATCTGGACCTGAGCGGGCCCCTGCCCGAGGCCCGGGAGCGGCTTCTGGCCCTTATCGAGGCGGCCCTGAGCCGCCCTGAGGACACCTTCCGCCCCTTCTTCATCGGCACGCAATAA
- a CDS encoding DUF488 family protein: MKRIYEPPAPEDGERFLVDRLWPRGVSREAAALTGWLRELAPSEELRRWFAHEPSRWPEFRERYRRELQAPKAQKLLQEVAERAKSGPVTLVFAAHDPERNNARVLQAVIEELLAVSREAGA, translated from the coding sequence GTGAAACGGATTTATGAGCCGCCGGCCCCGGAGGATGGGGAGCGTTTCCTGGTGGACCGCCTGTGGCCCCGGGGGGTGAGCCGGGAAGCGGCGGCCCTCACGGGGTGGCTGCGGGAGCTCGCCCCCTCCGAGGAACTGCGGCGCTGGTTTGCCCACGAGCCCAGCCGCTGGCCCGAGTTCCGGGAGCGCTACCGCCGGGAGCTTCAGGCCCCCAAGGCGCAGAAACTGCTCCAGGAGGTGGCCGAACGGGCCAAGAGCGGCCCGGTCACCCTGGTCTTTGCCGCCCACGACCCTGAGAGGAATAATGCCCGGGTGCTCCAAGCGGTCATAGAGGAGCTGCTGGCCGTTTCCCGGGAAGCAGGGGCATAA
- a CDS encoding PAS domain S-box protein: MLALPELCCRILQEARDAVIFADPEGIIRLWNRGAMEIFGYAAAEAVGQSLDIIIPERHRERHWQGYRRVMATGVTRYGSQVLAVPGRHRDGRSLSLEFTVTLVRDDHHRLLGVAAILRDVTARWQREQELRRRLAEGLGPAGTTAQGTPL; the protein is encoded by the coding sequence ATGCTCGCTCTGCCGGAGCTGTGCTGCCGGATCCTTCAGGAAGCCCGGGACGCCGTCATCTTCGCCGATCCTGAGGGCATCATCCGCCTCTGGAACCGGGGCGCCATGGAGATCTTCGGCTATGCCGCGGCGGAGGCCGTGGGCCAATCTTTGGATATTATCATTCCGGAACGCCACCGGGAGCGCCATTGGCAGGGCTACCGCCGGGTAATGGCCACCGGGGTGACCCGCTACGGCAGCCAGGTCCTGGCCGTGCCGGGCCGCCATCGGGACGGCCGTAGCCTCTCCCTGGAGTTCACCGTCACCCTGGTGCGGGATGACCACCATCGCCTGCTGGGGGTGGCCGCCATCCTGCGGGACGTGACCGCCCGCTGGCAACGGGAGCAGGAGTTGCGGCGCCGTCTGGCCGAGGGCTTAGGTCCGGCGGGAACGACGGCTCAGGGGACCCCCCTTTGA
- a CDS encoding ferredoxin: MPKKVVVDQEACLGCGTCASLCPEIFELDEVLGKSRVIKPEGGDEACIKEAMEACPVSAISWEE; the protein is encoded by the coding sequence ATGCCCAAAAAAGTGGTGGTGGATCAGGAGGCCTGCCTGGGCTGCGGCACCTGCGCCTCCTTATGTCCGGAGATCTTTGAGCTGGATGAAGTTTTGGGAAAATCCCGGGTGATCAAGCCCGAAGGCGGGGATGAGGCCTGCATCAAGGAGGCCATGGAGGCCTGCCCGGTGTCGGCCATCTCCTGGGAAGAGTGA
- a CDS encoding cupin domain-containing protein, translating into MQKVNLFEANDFSDTAFKRFLVHDSPYFKIINFNFRAGQELPIHSHNVEGQLSLVILEGEGEFLGKDGARLPAKAGDVVVCDIAEPHGLRATTDLRLLVTIAPPI; encoded by the coding sequence ATGCAGAAGGTCAATCTCTTTGAGGCCAATGACTTCAGCGACACCGCCTTCAAGCGCTTTCTGGTGCATGATTCCCCATATTTCAAAATCATCAATTTCAATTTCCGGGCCGGCCAGGAGCTCCCCATCCACTCCCACAACGTGGAGGGGCAGCTCAGCCTGGTGATCCTGGAGGGGGAGGGGGAATTTCTGGGGAAAGACGGCGCCCGGCTGCCGGCCAAGGCCGGGGACGTGGTGGTGTGCGACATTGCCGAGCCCCATGGCCTTAGGGCCACGACGGACCTCAGGCTGCTCGTCACCATCGCGCCCCCCATTTGA
- a CDS encoding IMP cyclohydrolase gives MGDFKAMYRTILTDHFPPELTISFGDQKLIYRKRTWKIRNEKGELIESGLRYGENPDQEAALYELINGNLVLGKCRFIEPGLGLTSAIDEAAMLQAGKHPGKINLTDLDNGLNIIKFLSAKPAAVILKHNNPCGAAWGASLAEAYDKANMADRIAAFGGCAVFNRPVDKDTAELIRRNYLEVVAAPDYEAGTLDLLKKAKDLRIIQVPRFDRLTELLHKRFVDFKSLIDGGLIVQQSPLCAILSKEDFKPAVAVHQGKEYRPKRQPTDREYEDLLFGWWVEQGVTSNSVLFVKDGVTMGIGTGEQDRVGVAEIAVFKAYTKYADKLCFQRFGIPYKTLELEIEQGKKPVSDKVEIDQETEAAKGGLMGAVMISDAFFPFRDGVDVGIRQGITAVCHPGGSIRDWEVIEACNEADPPVAMVFTGQRAFKH, from the coding sequence ATGGGCGATTTCAAGGCCATGTACCGCACCATCCTCACCGACCATTTCCCGCCGGAGCTCACCATCAGCTTCGGCGACCAGAAGCTCATTTACCGCAAACGCACCTGGAAAATCAGAAACGAGAAGGGCGAGCTCATCGAAAGCGGCCTGCGCTACGGCGAAAACCCGGACCAGGAGGCCGCCCTCTATGAGCTCATCAACGGCAACCTGGTGCTGGGGAAGTGCCGCTTCATCGAGCCCGGTCTTGGCCTCACCAGCGCCATCGACGAGGCGGCCATGCTCCAGGCGGGCAAACACCCCGGCAAGATCAACCTCACCGACCTGGACAACGGCCTCAACATCATCAAATTCCTGTCCGCCAAGCCGGCAGCGGTGATTCTCAAGCACAACAACCCCTGCGGCGCCGCCTGGGGGGCCAGCCTGGCCGAGGCTTACGACAAGGCCAACATGGCGGACCGCATCGCTGCCTTCGGGGGTTGCGCGGTCTTCAACCGGCCGGTGGACAAGGACACCGCCGAGCTCATCCGCCGCAATTACCTGGAGGTGGTGGCCGCCCCGGATTATGAAGCCGGCACCCTGGACCTCCTGAAAAAGGCCAAGGACCTGCGCATCATCCAGGTGCCCCGCTTCGACCGCCTCACCGAACTCCTCCACAAACGGTTTGTGGACTTCAAAAGCCTGATTGACGGCGGCCTCATCGTGCAGCAGTCCCCGCTGTGCGCCATCCTGAGCAAGGAGGACTTCAAGCCCGCCGTGGCCGTGCACCAGGGCAAGGAATACCGGCCCAAACGGCAGCCCACCGACCGGGAATATGAGGACCTCCTTTTCGGCTGGTGGGTGGAGCAGGGGGTCACCTCCAACTCCGTCCTCTTCGTCAAGGACGGGGTCACCATGGGCATCGGCACCGGCGAGCAGGACCGGGTGGGGGTGGCGGAGATCGCCGTTTTCAAGGCCTACACCAAATACGCCGACAAGCTCTGCTTCCAGCGCTTCGGCATCCCGTACAAAACCCTGGAGCTGGAAATTGAGCAGGGCAAAAAGCCGGTCTCCGACAAGGTGGAGATCGACCAGGAGACCGAGGCGGCCAAGGGCGGGCTCATGGGCGCCGTGATGATTTCCGACGCCTTTTTCCCCTTCCGGGACGGGGTGGATGTGGGCATCCGCCAGGGCATCACCGCGGTCTGCCATCCCGGCGGCTCCATCCGGGACTGGGAGGTCATCGAGGCCTGCAACGAGGCCGACCCCCCGGTGGCCATGGTCTTCACCGGCCAGCGGGCCTTCAAACATTAA
- the tadA gene encoding tRNA adenosine(34) deaminase TadA, whose amino-acid sequence MSTVLPAERPDEDYMGEALDQARLALAAGEVPVGAVLVGPDGAVLGRAHNLPISLSDPTAHAEVLALRQAAARVGNYRLPGTTLYVTIEPCLMCVGALIQARVARVVFGAADPKAGACVSLYRIPEDRRLNHRFQVTGGVREEECRELLTEFFRARRGRGEDKGTPTADKS is encoded by the coding sequence GTGTCCACGGTTTTGCCGGCCGAACGCCCGGATGAGGACTACATGGGCGAAGCCCTGGACCAGGCCCGGCTGGCCCTGGCGGCGGGCGAAGTGCCGGTGGGCGCGGTGCTGGTGGGGCCGGACGGCGCGGTGCTGGGCCGGGCCCACAACCTGCCCATCTCCTTGAGCGATCCCACCGCCCACGCCGAGGTGCTGGCCCTCCGGCAGGCCGCGGCCCGGGTGGGGAATTACCGGTTGCCGGGCACCACCCTCTATGTTACCATTGAGCCTTGTCTGATGTGTGTGGGCGCCCTCATCCAGGCCCGGGTGGCCCGGGTGGTCTTCGGGGCGGCGGATCCCAAGGCCGGGGCCTGCGTGTCTTTGTATCGCATCCCTGAGGACCGGCGGCTCAATCATCGCTTTCAGGTGACCGGCGGGGTGCGGGAGGAGGAATGCCGGGAGCTTTTGACGGAGTTCTTCCGGGCCCGGCGGGGCCGGGGCGAGGACAAAGGCACGCCGACCGCGGATAAAAGTTAA
- the dnaX gene encoding DNA polymerase III subunit gamma/tau, translating to MTYQVLARKWRPQTFEEVVGQEPITRTLKNALAQGRVAHAFLFSGPRGVGKTSVARILAKALNCAHGPTPEPCNTCPQCREIVSGASLDVLEIDGASNRGIDEVRDLREKIKYAPAAGKYKVYIIDEVHMLTKEAFNALLKTLEEPPPHAVFVLATTEPHKVPATILSRCQRYDFRRLPTGAIQEYLATLADKEGWEIEPEGLALIAREAEGSLRDAQGFLDQVVTFGGTRVSAQEIARILGVTERRALLSALEAVVRRDGLAALTIVEELYNLGHDLKRFYQDLVGYARHLLLAGLHPEARSLAPVADSEWQELTRLAREVPAVQLHNLLSVLLEGEEELRRAPQPRLALEMLLLRLIHLEPLTPVGEWLTRLEALEKRLAAGEAAPRLAEPAATRLQAGSAAGMAIPTPPGDDLETTWRGFLAYVKKREDGPLYAKLAALWPKRRDGGRLWLSGDRPLTFVGPKQESRFRELVQGFFGPEVELAVEVAEKPRSNPAPTAADPPGALDFTTLKQYALDIFGGTWEARQGKEESE from the coding sequence ATGACCTACCAGGTCCTGGCCCGGAAGTGGCGGCCCCAGACCTTTGAGGAGGTGGTGGGCCAGGAGCCCATCACCCGCACCCTGAAAAACGCCCTGGCCCAGGGCCGGGTGGCCCATGCCTTTCTGTTCTCCGGCCCCCGGGGGGTGGGGAAGACCTCGGTGGCCCGCATCCTGGCCAAGGCCTTAAACTGCGCCCACGGCCCCACGCCTGAGCCCTGCAATACATGCCCCCAGTGCCGGGAAATCGTCAGCGGCGCCAGCCTGGATGTGCTAGAAATCGACGGCGCCAGTAACCGGGGCATTGATGAGGTGCGGGACCTCCGGGAAAAGATCAAATACGCCCCGGCGGCGGGCAAATACAAGGTTTATATCATCGACGAAGTGCACATGCTCACCAAGGAGGCCTTCAACGCCCTCCTGAAAACCCTGGAGGAGCCGCCGCCCCACGCGGTCTTTGTCCTGGCCACCACCGAGCCCCACAAGGTGCCGGCCACCATTCTTTCCCGCTGCCAGCGCTACGACTTTCGGCGCCTGCCCACCGGCGCCATCCAGGAGTATCTGGCCACCCTGGCGGACAAGGAAGGCTGGGAGATTGAGCCCGAGGGGCTGGCCCTCATCGCCCGGGAGGCGGAGGGGAGCCTGAGGGATGCCCAGGGATTCCTGGACCAGGTGGTGACCTTCGGCGGCACCCGGGTGAGCGCCCAGGAGATCGCCCGCATTTTGGGGGTGACGGAGCGCCGGGCCCTGCTCTCCGCCCTGGAGGCGGTGGTCCGCCGGGACGGGCTGGCCGCCCTGACGATAGTGGAGGAGCTGTACAACCTCGGCCACGATCTCAAGCGCTTCTACCAGGACCTGGTGGGCTATGCCCGGCATCTGCTTTTGGCCGGACTGCACCCGGAAGCCCGCAGCCTGGCGCCAGTGGCGGACAGCGAATGGCAGGAACTCACCCGCCTGGCCCGGGAAGTGCCGGCAGTGCAGCTCCACAACCTGCTGAGCGTGCTTTTGGAGGGCGAGGAGGAACTCCGGCGGGCTCCGCAACCCCGGCTGGCCCTGGAGATGCTGCTTCTGCGCCTCATCCACCTGGAGCCCCTGACCCCGGTGGGGGAGTGGCTTACACGCCTGGAGGCCCTGGAAAAGCGCCTGGCGGCGGGCGAGGCGGCCCCCAGACTGGCGGAGCCGGCCGCCACCCGCCTCCAGGCCGGGTCTGCCGCAGGGATGGCAATCCCCACCCCTCCGGGGGATGATCTGGAGACCACCTGGCGCGGCTTCCTCGCCTATGTCAAGAAACGGGAGGATGGCCCCCTGTATGCCAAGCTGGCCGCCTTATGGCCAAAACGGCGGGACGGGGGCAGGCTGTGGCTGAGCGGGGACCGGCCCCTGACCTTCGTGGGCCCCAAGCAGGAGAGCCGCTTCCGGGAGCTGGTGCAGGGCTTTTTCGGCCCCGAGGTGGAGCTGGCGGTGGAGGTGGCGGAGAAGCCCCGGTCCAATCCCGCGCCCACCGCGGCCGACCCCCCCGGGGCGCTGGATTTCACCACCCTGAAGCAATACGCCCTGGACATCTTCGGGGGCACCTGGGAGGCCCGCCAGGGCAAGGAGGAAAGCGAGTGA
- a CDS encoding YbaB/EbfC family nucleoid-associated protein, translated as MKGIGGLMKQAQQLQSKIQALQEELGKRTVSAQAGGGMVEATVNGRQELLSLRIDPEVVSPEDVEMLQDLILAAVNEALNRSREMVAQEMAKLTGGLGIPGMML; from the coding sequence GTGAAGGGCATCGGCGGCCTGATGAAACAGGCCCAACAACTGCAAAGCAAGATCCAGGCGCTCCAGGAGGAGCTGGGCAAACGCACCGTCAGCGCCCAGGCCGGCGGCGGCATGGTGGAGGCCACCGTCAACGGCCGCCAGGAACTCCTCAGCCTGCGCATCGACCCGGAAGTGGTGAGCCCCGAGGACGTGGAGATGCTCCAGGACCTCATCCTGGCGGCGGTCAACGAAGCCCTGAACCGCTCCCGGGAAATGGTGGCCCAGGAAATGGCCAAACTCACCGGCGGCCTGGGAATCCCAGGGATGATGTTATGA
- the recR gene encoding recombination mediator RecR produces the protein MAKGYPEALKRVVALLAKWPGLGEKSAARLALYLLKAPTEEVLELARALADLKESIRLCRRCFAFADGELCPVCTDPAREAGTLMVVADPEDLLAIERVGWFRGRYHVLGGLLSPLEGVKERDLRVTELKDRVQAEGVKEVILALNPTLEGEVTTTFLSQELKPLGVKVTRIAYGLPMGGDIKYADQQTLKEALGHRVET, from the coding sequence ATGGCAAAAGGTTACCCGGAGGCGCTGAAGCGGGTGGTGGCGCTGTTGGCCAAGTGGCCGGGGTTGGGGGAGAAGAGTGCCGCCCGGCTGGCGTTGTATCTGCTCAAGGCCCCCACAGAGGAGGTCCTGGAGCTGGCCCGGGCCTTGGCGGACTTGAAGGAAAGCATCCGCCTCTGCCGGCGCTGTTTTGCCTTTGCCGATGGGGAGTTGTGCCCGGTGTGCACCGATCCTGCCCGGGAGGCGGGGACGCTCATGGTGGTGGCCGACCCCGAGGATTTGTTGGCCATCGAACGGGTGGGCTGGTTCAGGGGGCGCTACCACGTCCTGGGGGGATTGCTTTCTCCTCTGGAGGGGGTGAAGGAGCGGGATTTGAGGGTGACCGAGCTCAAAGACAGGGTGCAGGCCGAAGGGGTTAAGGAGGTTATCCTGGCCCTCAATCCCACCCTGGAGGGGGAGGTGACCACCACCTTTCTCTCCCAGGAGCTCAAGCCCCTGGGGGTGAAGGTGACCCGCATCGCTTATGGCCTCCCCATGGGTGGGGACATCAAGTACGCCGACCAGCAGACCCTGAAAGAAGCCCTGGGCCACCGGGTGGAGACCTGA
- a CDS encoding class I SAM-dependent methyltransferase: MNSSFLKRIIKKFLFILDLILAPLVLISAVVLKLIRRAGVQRMIVSRSIFHKVGVFPIIDHYYEPLFNFKSMKYRKEDRNLNGINFNVSEQLNLLNSFNYNNELLEIPLKKNKEFEYYYYNGYFGPGDAEFYYSIIRHYKPKNIIEVGSGFSTLMALKAKRKNQESNDVCNIVCIEPFENPWLEKLDVIYKRNLIENIELNFFTILDKNDILFVDSSHVIKPGGDVLYIFLHVLPQLKPGVIIHIHDIFTPKDYPEEWIVKEKRLWNEQYLLEAFLSFNNKFKVIGALNFLKHNFPHEISGKCPILANDLARCEPGSFWMMKV, from the coding sequence ATGAATTCATCATTTCTCAAAAGAATTATAAAAAAGTTTTTATTTATATTAGATTTAATTTTGGCACCCTTAGTTTTGATTAGTGCAGTAGTTTTGAAATTGATCAGGCGGGCGGGTGTCCAGAGGATGATTGTAAGTCGGTCTATTTTTCATAAAGTTGGAGTTTTTCCAATAATAGACCACTATTATGAACCATTATTTAATTTTAAATCAATGAAATATAGGAAAGAAGATAGAAATCTGAATGGGATTAATTTTAATGTATCGGAACAATTAAATTTATTGAATAGTTTTAATTATAATAATGAATTATTGGAGATTCCACTGAAAAAAAATAAAGAGTTTGAATATTACTATTACAACGGGTATTTTGGCCCAGGCGATGCAGAATTTTATTATAGTATAATCAGGCATTATAAGCCCAAAAATATAATTGAGGTGGGAAGTGGATTTTCCACGTTAATGGCATTAAAGGCGAAAAGAAAAAATCAGGAATCCAACGATGTCTGCAATATTGTGTGCATAGAGCCGTTTGAAAATCCCTGGTTGGAAAAGTTAGATGTTATTTATAAAAGAAATCTGATTGAAAATATAGAGTTAAATTTCTTCACCATATTAGATAAAAATGATATATTATTTGTTGATTCATCTCATGTAATTAAGCCAGGTGGAGATGTTTTATATATTTTCCTTCATGTATTGCCTCAGCTTAAACCGGGTGTGATAATCCACATTCATGACATATTCACTCCCAAAGATTATCCCGAAGAATGGATAGTCAAGGAAAAAAGGCTTTGGAATGAGCAGTACCTTTTAGAAGCCTTTTTGTCATTTAATAACAAATTTAAGGTGATAGGGGCTTTGAATTTTTTGAAGCACAATTTTCCACATGAAATTTCAGGAAAATGCCCAATACTTGCGAACGATTTAGCGCGATGTGAACCCGGCTCTTTTTGGATGATGAAGGTTTAA